Proteins encoded in a region of the Vicia villosa cultivar HV-30 ecotype Madison, WI linkage group LG5, Vvil1.0, whole genome shotgun sequence genome:
- the LOC131606495 gene encoding uncharacterized protein LOC131606495 encodes MEKSRIFLVVLLLSESLVAMAEAEYLKYKDPKQPLDTRIKDLVDRMTLEEKIGQMLQIERTVASADIVNKYYIGSLLSAGGSVPKVNATANDWVDMINEFQKGALSTRLGIPIIYGIDAVHGHNNVYNATIFPHNVGIGATRDPQLVKKIGDATALEARATGVSYLFAPSVAVCRDPRWGRCYESYSEDHKIVQDMTEIILGLQGDLPPNSPKGVPYVAGNNKVAACAKHYVGDGGTTKGINENNTIITTHELLSIHMPAYYDSIIKGVSTIMVSYSSLNGQKMHSNYDLITEFLKNTLHFRGFVISDFFGLDKITSPPHANYTYSIEVAINAGIDMVMTARDFPEFIDILTLLVKKNVVPMKRIDDAVERILRVKFVMGLFENPLADYSLASQLGSQEHRELAREAVRKSLVLLKNCENADKPLLPLPKKAPKILVSGSHADNLGYQCGGWTIQWQGVSGNNITSGTTILSAIKNTVDKDTQIVYQENPSLEYVKSNDFSYAIVVVGETPYAETNGDSLNLTLSGNGAETINNVCGGVKCVVVLITGRPVVMLPYVDIIEGLVAAWLPGSEGYGVTDVLFGDYGFSGKLPRTWFKSVDQLPMNVGDSHYDPLFPFGFGLTTQGLKTT; translated from the exons ATGGAGAAAAGTAGAATATTTTTGGTGGTGCTCTTGTTGTCGGAGTCATTGGTAGCTATGGCAGAAGCTGAATATTTGAAATACAAAGATCCAAAGCAACCATTGGATACTCGAATTAAGGATCTTGTTGATAGAATGACTTTGGAAGAGAAAATCGGTCAAATGCTTCAAATTGAGCGCACGGTTGCTTCTGCTGATATTGTGAACAAGTATTACATTG GGAGTCTTCTGAGTGCCGGTGGAAGTGTTCCTAAGGTGAATGCAACTGCAAATGATTGGGTTGATATGATAAATGAGTTTCAGAAAGGTGCATTGTCGACAAGGCTTGGAATTCCAATAATATATGGAATTGATGCTGTTCATGGTCATAACAATGTTTATAATGCTACTATTTTTCCTCACAATGTTGGTATAGGAGCTACAAG GGATCCTCAACTAGTGAAGAAGATTGGTGATGCAACTGCTCTTGAAGCCAGAGCGACCGGAGTTTCATATCTCTTTGCTCCTAGCGTTGCG GTTTGTAGAGATCCAAGATGGGGAAGATGTTATGAAAGTTATAGCGAAGATCATAAAATAGTTCAGGATATGACCGAGATCATTCTAGGATTACAAGGTGATCTCCCTCCAAATTCACCCAAGGGTGTTCCATATGTTGCCGGAAATAATAAAGTAGCAGCTTGTGCAAAACACTATGTTGGTGATGGTGGAACGACAAAAGGAATCAATGAGAATAACACGATTATAACCACACATGAATTGCTTAGCATTCACATGCCAGCTTACTATGACTCAATTATTAAGGGTGTCTCAACCATCATGGTTTCTTACTCAAGTTTGAATGGACAAAAAATGCATAGTAATTACGATTTAATCACAGAATTTCTCAAGAACACACTCCATTTTAGA GGTTTTGTCATATCAGATTTTTTTGGACTTGACAAGATAACTTCACCTCCTCATGCTAACTACACATATTCAATTGAAGTTGCAATCAATGCCGGAATTGACATg GTGATGACTGCACGTGACTTCCCAGAATTCATAGATATCTTAACTTTACTAGTGAAAAAAAATGTTGTACCTATGAAAAGAATTGATGATGCAGTGGAGAGAATTTTGAGAGTCAAGTTTGTGATGGGTTTATTTGAAAATCCATTGGCTGATTACAGTCTTGCCAGCCAACTCGGGAGCCAG GAGCATAGAGAATTGGCTAGAGAAGCTGTAAGGAAATCGTTGGTACTATTAAAGAACTGTGAAAACGCTGATAAGCCGTTGCTTCCTCTTCCAAAAAAGGCTCCAAAAATACTTGTTTCTGGAAGTCATGCTGATAATCTAGGCTATCAATGTGGTGGATGGACGATTCAATGGCAAGGAGTTAGCGGTAACAACATTACTAGTGGTACCACAATTCTGAGTGCAATAAAAAATACAGTTGACAAAGACACTCAGATAGTCTATCAGGAGAATCCATCTCTCGAATATGTAAAATCAAATGATTTTTCATATGCAATTGTGGTAGTCGGAGAGACACCCTATGCAGAAACAAATGGTGACAGCTTGAACTTAACGTTATCCGGTAATGGAGCAGAAACAATAAACAATGTATGTGGTGGAGTGAAATGTGTGGTTGTGTTAATCACTGGAAGACCTGTCGTTATGTTACCATATGTCGACATAATTGAAGGACTTGTTGCAGCATGGCTTCCTGGTAGTGAAGGTTATGGTGTCACAGATGTTTTATTTGGTGATTATGGATTTAGTGGTAAGCTTCCAAGGACATGGTTTAAGAGTGTTGATCAGTTACCTATGAATGTTGGTGATTCCCATTATGATCCTTTGTTTCCATTTGGATTTGGTCTTACAACTCAAGGTCTTAAGACTACTTAG